A genomic region of Rissa tridactyla isolate bRisTri1 chromosome 28, bRisTri1.patW.cur.20221130, whole genome shotgun sequence contains the following coding sequences:
- the LOC128901789 gene encoding LOW QUALITY PROTEIN: vitelline membrane outer layer protein 1 homolog (The sequence of the model RefSeq protein was modified relative to this genomic sequence to represent the inferred CDS: deleted 1 base in 1 codon), which translates to MASSLHPWVALVALVAPVWGWSGDATTTIISVDNGGPWGDWGDPEFCPKGTYASGFQLKVEPRKGFFGDDTGLNGVRLLCDGRGTVTSSEGPRGAWSLPMTCAPGYYVVAFRLRVEPPRGLWDDTAANNMDVTCSDGSVLEGLGGLAGTWGNWSVPCPQGRGRVCGLRTRLEPPQRGGDDTGLNDLHLFCCA; encoded by the exons aTGGCTTCGTCCCTGCACCCCTGGGTGGCCCTGGTGGCCCTGGTGGCCCCAGTCTGGGGGTGGAGTGGAGatgccaccaccaccatcatctcCGTGGACAACGGGGGACCCTGGGGGGACTGGGGTGACCCCGAGTTCTGTCCCAAAGGCACTTACGCCTCCGGCTTCCAGCTGAAG GTGGAGCCGCGCAAGGGTTTCTTC GGGGACGACACCGGCCTCAACGGAGTGCGGCTGTTGTGCGACGGGAGGGGGACGGTGACGTCCAGCGAGGGGCC ccgcgGCGCCTGGTCCCTCCCCATGACCTGTGCCCCTGGCTACTACGTGGTGGCCTTTCGCCTGCGGGTGGAGCCCCCCCGGGGCTTGTGGGACGACACGGCGGCCAACAACATGGACGTCACCTGCTCGGACGGGAGCGTGCTGGAGGGGCTCGGTGGCCTGGCGGGGACGTGGGGCAACTGGAgcgtcccttgtccccagggccGGGGGAGGGTGTGCGGGCTCCGCACCCGCCTGGAGCCCCCCCAGCGCGGGGGGGACGACACCGGCCTCAACGACCTCCACCTCTTCTGCTGCGCCTga